In Mustela lutreola isolate mMusLut2 chromosome 4, mMusLut2.pri, whole genome shotgun sequence, the genomic stretch acaagatcaaatctttatgaccttggacTTGGGAAAGGAtccttggatatgacaccaagaGCTACAAAATGAAGAAGAGATGAATCAgcattcataaaaatttaaaacttttgtgcatcagaGAATAGTACtgagaaattaaaatgataactCACAAAATGGGgtaaagtatttgcaaatcttGTGTTAATAAGGGTCTAGTATacagaacatatttttttaaaaaacacatctcAACAACTAAAGGACAAACAATCTaactttaaaatgggcaaaggactcgaataaatatttctccaaagaagacatacaaatggccaacaagaacatgaaaagatgctcagtgtcattagtcatcagggaaatgtaaatcaaaaccatgagataccacttcacacccaccgTAATGCCTATAATTTCTGTAATGGAAAAggacaaatgttggtgagaatatacAGAAATTAAGATCTTTGtttactgctggtgggaatgtaaaatggtgcagcctctGTGAAAAACTGCAATAAtccctcagaaagttaaacatagaattagtatatgacccagaaatcccacTCATAGGCATAtatccaagagaactgaaaaccaaTATGCAAACAAatacctgtacatgaatgttcagagCAGTACCACTCACCGTGGCCCACAGTAGAAACAGCCCTAACgctcatcaacagatgagtggagaGGTAAAATGTGGTAAATCCTTACAATGGAAtgtattcagtcataaaaaggaatgacgtCCTGGCCATGCTGCAACACggacgaaccttgaaaacatggttAATAggaagaagctagacacaaaaccCTCCGAACTGCAGGATCCCGTTACAATACGTATTTCCCAGACAGAAAGCAAGCCGGTGACTGCCGGTGCTGCAGGGGGAGGAATAAAGAATGCGGCAGAGCTTCCTCTTGGGGCGAAGAGAACACGCTGAGCCCAGACCAAGACCACAAGGGCACAACATCACTGAATCCCGCTGAAAAGCTCTCACTAGTGCATGTTATGTTGTGTGAATttcacttcaggaaaaaaaaaaggaaaatgaaaaaatgcctaaaagaaggaaatcttaaaGCATATCCATGAATAGTAGAGATGCATATTATTCTGACCTCAGAGTAGCCAAGAATTTCCTTTAGAAAATgtgaatcataaaagaaaatttttaaatttctgataaattgttaaaattaagACCTttaagggcgcctgagtggctcacttagctaagtgtctgactcttgatgttggctcaggtcatggtctcggggtcttgagaccaagccccgtgtcaggttctgtgctgggcacggagtctgcttaagattccctccccctccccctcctcacccggctccctctgcccctccctctgcccctccctctgcccctccccctgccccggcccctccccctgccccggccccTCCTCTCCACGCCCTCACTCTCTTCCGTCCACTCCACCAAAAAGACACCGCTAACATCGgaccaaagaagatgtacagatggaaaataagcatacGAAATGAAAAGTTGTCAACAAAATATGTTACTAGAAAATTGCAAATTAACACGAGATACTACTACTTGCCTATAAGAATGGCTAAATCTCGAAAACTTGACAATGCAAAATGGTGGTTCGGGTGCGGAGCAACATTGCTAGTCAGAAAGTGAAACGATAAGTTCACTCTGGAGCATAGCTTGGCAGCTTCTGATACAACTAAACATACTCTTGCACGTGATCCAACCATCAcactcttaggtatttacccaactgATCTGAACACTTACGACCACACAAGAAAAGTGCACAGGAATGTTGCTACCAGCTTTACCCAAAGTGACTCAAAACTAGAAGCAACCGATACATcctttaatagatgaatggatggatgaagtCTGGAAAGCCTGCATACAGTATGATTCcagctatatgacattctgggaacGTCAAAACTAAGGAGACAGTAAAATGATCAgttcagaggagaggagagggtttAGAAGGTAAATCTCAGAGGACTTTTAGGGCAGGGAAACTATCCTGTAGGATCGTGTAATGATGGAGACATGATACTTGTTGAAACCCATTGAACTTTACCACACAAGACGTGAATTCCAATgtgtgcaaatttttaaaaagtcactcagAACATTTGGGGATCCGGGATGGAATGCAGAAAGTGGCAAACAATCTGACCATAGGAGTGGGGTGTGAGGGTGCCGATCTGAATAACCCTGGAAATGAGTGGAGTCTGTAAGACCCACAGCAAGAGAAACCACGCGAGCATTGCACCCCAGCTGACAAGTCAACCATCCTGTTGCCACCAGGCATGTACACTGGAGTTGAAGAGTCAAGTAGGCAGATGTTGGGTGTACAGACCTGTAAGGGCAAGAGGCTGGAATGACCACACAGTGGTGGATTAGAGGTGGGTTAGAGGAGATGTAGGTAAGATCTTGTGCTCAACGTGACATGGGTACAGGCGGCTCCGTACAGAAGTGGCTGCAGATGTGTGCACTGACTGGACAAATATTCGCACATAaccctctcttctctgtctgctgGGAGGGCCTGGAAGCCACAACACTCGGGAGCAACGGGTTACCTAGTGGGGGCCCAGGTGTCCGTGTCTAGTACAAAGCACCGGATATCCTTGGGGAAACAGCTGAATCTACAGCTGGGAAAGGAAGAATGCAGGATGAGCCTGGCACATCGCCTCGTGCCAGAAATGTAGTAAGTGTTCGGAAAGACAAAAACACAACGGTGGGGTATGTCAAAGGGGCCTGGGAAACAGCTGAGTGCTCTCGCCAGCCAAAGCTAGGCCAACAACAAAAGAAGCACAGTAGTACTGGAACATAACCCAAGGTATGAGACAGCTATCCATGAGTCTCTAATGATATAAACTGATATAAATGGAAAGAACAGATAAACGTCCCACAGGAAGAATTCCAAATAGTCTGTGTACATGTTCCTCTCTCCAGGAGGGAGAACACAACTTCCCACCCCTTCAACACGGGCTGTGCACAGCGACCTCCTTCCAAAGAGGGCAGGATAGAGGGGGTATGAGTAACCTGACAGTGAAGAAACCCGACACATGGCCTCAGCCCGGGACCAGCCATGGCCATCTGTGCAGATAACATGCGCCCTTGATATGGTGTACTGGGAATGCCGCTTCTCGTCTATGGTCTTCCTCTGAAGATTCACAATCCTTATCTAGTCATGTGAAAAACATGAGACTCATCCCAGCTGAGGGACACTGTACAAAACAGATGACCAGAACGCCTCAAAATTGTCaagttcggggcgcctgggtggctcagtcgttgggcagctgccttcggctcaggtcatgatctcggggtcctgggatcgagccccgcatcgggctctctgctcagcagggagcctgcttccccctctctctctgcctgcctctctgtctacttgtgatctctctgtgtgtcaaataaataaataaaatattttttttaattgtcaagttcataaaaaataaaaataaaaataagggaagtttGAGAAACccacagccaagaggagcctaacGAGATATGACAACTGAATGTAACGCGGGATCCTCTATTGGATCCTGGGACCCAAAAAAAAGGACATTGGATAGAAACTAAGGCAATCCAAACAAAACGGAGGGCATCTGTGATGAGCCCCAGGTGTTgcatgtaagtaatgaatcactgaattctacttctgaaaccaacaTTGCACTGTACGTCAAGTAACTAgagcttaaataaaaaattaaaattaaaatgggaaatggaaattaatacctaactgaaaaaggaaatccaaataaagtataaattttaATTGATAAGAACATATCAATATCAGTTCATTAATTCAAGAAATGTACCATGCTAATTAATGTAAGTTACTAGCACTAGAGGAAACTGGTTGTTGCGTGTATGAGAACTGTCTGTAATACCTTTACAACTTTTtcataaatctaaaactgttctaaagtaattttgaaaactgTTCATCAAAACACAtcctatggggtgcctgggtggctcagtgggttaaagcctctgcctttagctcaggtcctgatcccagggtcctgggatggagccccgcatcgggctttctgcttagcgggaagcctgcttcctcctctctctctctctgtctgcctctctgcctaattgtgatctctgtcaaataaataaataaaatctttttaaaaacaaacaaacaaaaaaacccacatcctAAAGGAACTAAAAAAGAGTTCCTATAACCTGAAGAAAGATAGTTGCAAAAGATGCTAAAACTTATAAACCACTCATGAAAGGAATCAAAGATACCATAATTACATAGAGAAATGTACCATGTTCATGTTCCCACACGAAGATGAAAGGTAATTCAATTTTCAACACACAGTGCCAGGAAAAATCAgctatccatatgcaaaaaatgaaCTTTGCTCTGGAACCCACACTCAAAATGGACCAATGACCTAAGTATGAAGCCTTAGACATATGGAGAAAATGTTCATACAGCAAAAACTTCTTCAATACAACATTAAAAACACaatccagagaagaaaaaagtacaACTGATTTCATCAACTGCAGAACTTCTGATCTTTGAAAGACTATTGGTGGAGTCGAAAGACGAGCCATGATTGGGAGGGTGGCGGAGGGGGCGGATTTACAAATCAAATCCCTGATGGAATATCTGTGCTCAGAATTTAGAATTCTCGAACTTGAAAGGTAAAGAAACCGACAGAATAAGCGAGTGGGTGTAAGAGCTGAACGGGCATTTCACTGAAGACTGGGTAGTGAGCACACAGTGAACAGCAGGAGTCGGCGGGAAATGCTGGGAAAAACCGTTAGGAgcggcacctggctagctcagtccaGCGTGCGAtccttgatctctgggttgtgagtttgagccccacactgttttcaaaaatctttttaaagatttttttaaatcttttttaaaaacccaacacCACAAGGAGATACCCCTACAAACTTTTTAGAGTGACAGTTTTTCAAACTCTATACCAAAGGCAAAGTGGCATAGCCACTCTGGGCAACAGGTCAGCAGCTCCTTCCACAGTGATACTGCATGTGTTTAACAGCTGTTTCTGGATGTTGGACAAGAGGCAGTGCAGGACCGTGTCCTTAGGGGGCGGGTAAAGGGACAGGAGTTCCGGGTGTCACGCGTGGTTTGGGAGCCACAGGGAGGAGACACACACCGGAGCCGGGGGACACTGAGGCAGGTGTCATGCAAGGGATGACTGCACTTGGACCCCCACTTCTAGCCAAGGTGGGATACAGAAACTGGATTTACCGTCCCAcctggaaggaaacagacaaaattgtgaaagaaaagggaaaaaagtggtTTTCAAGACCCCGAACGTGAGGCAATGACAGATAGCGACCCTGAGAGGAGGGAAGCGAAGACAGGGGCTCAGCTCTCCCGGCTCTCTGCGGCACTCTCCGGCCGGCAGACACGGACAGGGGCCAGGCAGAAGGAGCCAGAGCCCCCCAGCTGCCCAGACGGGCGGACCCCAGGCAAATGCAGCTGCCGAGAAGAGCAAGATCTCAGTGACAGGAAAAGGCAAGACCTGAAGGACGACATAGAGCAGGACACCCTTCCTGCAGGCCGAACACAGGCGGCACTAAAAGATCGTGTCCTAACCAGAGCACTTGAAGCAGCAGCGGAACCCCAGAGCGTGGGCCCTGGGAGAGGGGAGCCCAGGGTCGGGGAGGAAAGGAGCTGAGGTTTACAGGTGGTTGGTTAGCTGCGTTACTTTGTAACCAGATGAGTAAAGGGCGCGCCTGAAAAAGAAGCAACTGAGCGTCCGCGGAAGGGCCCTGAGCCCGGGGCGGGTCTGCGGACCGGCCTCCCCCGCGCCTGGCCGCCTGGAGGGCAGGCGACCTGCAAAGACCTATTTGCCGCTGAGGAGAAAGGGGGCAGGTCGGACCCATCCCTCCGGGGACCCCGCCGCGCCCCTTCACAAACTGCTCGGAGAGTCCCGAGGGTCCCGCGCCCCTGGGACTTTGCAGTTCGGGTGCTCCCGACCTGGCGCCGCGCACCTGGGAGGGAGGCAGCGCCGCGAGCGAGCCCGATAAAAGCCACCTGGGTCCAGAGGCAGCGGGGCCGAGGGAGACGCGGCGAGCCTTCCCCAGACCCTCGGAGACCTGCGGAGACCCGGCGGAGGCCGCGCATCTTGTGCGGGGGCAAGGTTGTGCTTGAggcaggggcctgggggaggCGAGGCGGCCGGTTCCAGGAGGGTCTCCAACACCCTCCGTCCGCCTGGGCGGCACAGAGCGCGGGGCAGGAGCTCCTGGACCCCGGACCCCGGCGGCCTCAGCCCGCGGGTCCAAGAGGGTCCCAGCGACCGAGGCCCCACCCTCTGTCCTGCAGACGCTTCGCCGAGAATTTGGGGGGCGGTCCTCATCGCTCCGCACCGGGGCCTGTGCCCCCACCCGCTCAGAGCGGCCTGCGCAGCCCACCCTCCGTCAGCCAGCTCCCCGCAGGGCTGAGCGGgtcgcggggggcgggggtgaacCAGCGCGGTCCCTCCCGGGGTGAGCAGGAgctgcctgctccccctccccccgcagcgGCGGGAAAGCCTGGAGGAGCCCCTGGGCCGCAGGTGACCGGTGGGGACGGTCACCCTCTCCCTGAGATACGGCTGTCCTTCAGACACCTAACTTCAGTCCCAAACACCACAACCCCTTAGCGGCCCTGAGAGGACCGCTCTGTCGACCCCCTAAATAGCCATTTTGCTCCTCAGAAAACACAGGTTAAAGGCCTCAGGCTGGCTCAGGCATGGTCTACTTGAGGACATTAGAGCTGGGGATGACCGCCCCTCCCTTCCGCAACCCCCCTGGCAGCTTGGTTCAGCCCTAGAGAGCTCACTGGTGGTCAGAGGAAGTGGTGTCCTTCCCCAGGAAGGAGCATTCTTCTGGAAGGAGACCTGGGTGAGGCCAGGAAAGTGCCTGGGGACACAGCCCGAAAAGACACAGTGGGCAGAATGGGTCTtgtctcttgctgtgtgtgttgTGCACacctaggggtgtgtgtgtggaagtATGTATGCACCTGCAGAGGAGATGTGGAAGGGGGTGCACACCTGGGAGTGTGTAAGAAGTGCACACCCGGGGGGTGTGGGTGCGCCTGGAAGGATGGGCATTTGTGCATACAtgtgcacgtgcatgcacacacacctggCCCTgcactggcgggggggggggggcaggtgcagGAAGAGCCTACGCCTGCGGCTTCTATAGGAAATAGGAGTAAGAGTGTTTGCACCCAAGGCCCCTCTGCCGATGCTAGATCTGGGAAACTGCATGTTGGACTGGGGGTTGGGGTGACAGGTCAGTAGGGCAACCTTGGAGAGCGGACATAGcacacctgcctctctctgctgtTCCAGGGTGCTCAGAAGAGACCTCCCCACCAGGGAGGGCGATGAACGACTCCACTGAGACCCTGGTAACAGAATTCATCTTGCTGGGCTTCCCAGAGCTGTGCCATCTTCGGGGACTGCTTTCCGGGTTATTCCTCACAATCTACCTGGTGACCATCCTGGAGAACCTGGTCATCGTGCTGACCATCCGAGCCAGCCAGCAACtgcacacacccatgtacttcttctTGGCCAACCTGTCCGTGCTGGAGACCCTCTACACCTCAGTCACCGTCCCCAAGCTGCTGGCTGGCCTCCTGGCACGGGTGAGGACCATCTCCTTCTCAGGATGCCTCAGCCaactgtttctcttcctctcgcTCGGCTCCTCCGAGTGCTTCCTCCTAGCCACCATGGCCTGTGACCGGTACCTGGCCATCTGTCGCCCACTGCACTACCCAGCCACCATGAACTGGCAGCTCTGTCTGCGCCTGGCCCTCAGCGCCTGGCTGGGCGGCTTCCTGGCCTCTTTCGTGTCCATGGCTCTCATCTCCCGCCTCAGGTTCTGTGGCCCCAATGTCCTCAACCACTTCTTCTGCGACATCTCACCCCTGCTGCAGCTCTCCTGCTCTGACACCACTACCATCGAAATTCTGGACTTCGTGGCAGCCCTGGCTGTGCTCGCAACCTCCCTGCTGGTGACCATGGTCTCCTATGCACACATCCTGGTCACAGTGCTGAGGATCCCTGGCTGGGCCGGCCGCCGGAAAGCCTTCTCCACCTGTGCCTCCCACCTAGTGGTGGTGGCCACCTTCTACACCACCACCATTTTCATGTATGCCCGGCCTCACGCTGCCAGCTCCTTCGACATCAACAAGCTGGTGTCCGTGATCTACTCAGTTGTGACGCCACTGCTCAACCCCATCATCTACTGCCTGCGGAATCGAGACATCAGGGAGGCTCTGACCAAACTCCTCTGAGCCCCTGGTCCCTCCTGAGCACCATCTGCAGGAGGCCAGCCCCACTTCCCGGCCCTCCTGGGTCCTACCTGCCCTGTTCCTGAGCCCATGTGGATGGCCTCCATTGCCTAAGCAACCAACCTCAGCTGGCCAGACTGTGAATGAAGTGTGTGGGCAAGGCCAGACGGTGCCACAGGCCACACACTTGCCGCTTTTCCTCAGAAACAGGACTGTCATTTGACTTAAAACTTGATGGGTCTAGTGAGTAGACGGCATGCCCATACTTggcttttctgccttttctttgttctctggcACTTAGTGGCAGAAATTGGGTTGATCCAACACCTTCCTTCTTACTGGGCTGCTGTCCCTGGTCAGGGCGAGTGGTTCTGACTCGAACCCATTGCTTCCCACACCCCAAGCCCTTCCCTGCCCTGGCCCTGGGCACGATGTGTTTGGTGTGCGCCCTGGGACAGTACGCGTGTATCTGCAGGCGTGCCGGCTTGCTTGGCGTTGAGAGTTTTGAATTCATGGGAATGGTTTGGTGCTGTAAATATTCTCTTACTGTGCTGCTTGATTATTTTGAGGTTATGTCATTAAGTACATGAAATTTAGAACTGTGTTGTCATCTTCCTAAATTTAACCTCTTGTCATTAAGAAGTATTACTCTTTGTCTTCAGTGACACTTCTGCCTTCCTCCGTCAAGCTTCAAGTCCACTCAGTCTGATGGCAGCAGAACTGTCAGCCTCCCTTCCGTTCGTGGCTGCTTGTGTGACACTTTCTGCGCCTCTTGGCTTCGGACCACTGCTGTCCTCGGCTCTGTAAACCACACTTCTGGGTTGTCAGCTGCTCCCTACATCTGTGGAGAAGTCAGTTTGTTTTTACTCCTTTTAGGTAATTGGGTTTCCCCTACTTCTGGAAGCTTTCAAGGTCTTCCGACAAGAAGTGTGGTGCCTGGTCCCCAGGGTGtgcttttctctgtctttatcaTGTCTGGAGTGTGTGATGTTTCCAGAATTGCGCCTTGCCTCATCAGTTTTGAAAATGTCTAGCATGTGCCCCTCAACactgcctctgccccagcccttcGCTGCTCTCCTTTGGTTCCCCACGTCCACATGGGGT encodes the following:
- the LOC131830246 gene encoding olfactory receptor 226-like yields the protein MNDSTETLVTEFILLGFPELCHLRGLLSGLFLTIYLVTILENLVIVLTIRASQQLHTPMYFFLANLSVLETLYTSVTVPKLLAGLLARVRTISFSGCLSQLFLFLSLGSSECFLLATMACDRYLAICRPLHYPATMNWQLCLRLALSAWLGGFLASFVSMALISRLRFCGPNVLNHFFCDISPLLQLSCSDTTTIEILDFVAALAVLATSLLVTMVSYAHILVTVLRIPGWAGRRKAFSTCASHLVVVATFYTTTIFMYARPHAASSFDINKLVSVIYSVVTPLLNPIIYCLRNRDIREALTKLL